In the genome of Pseudanabaena sp. BC1403, the window GGTATGGATAAATTCTACAGCTATTTTATCCGCTAGTCCGAGCAGGGGCGATGCGACTATTAGAAAGTCTGAAATATCCACTGAGCCGATTACAAAAAATATTAGTTGACAAGGGATTCTCTGGTGAGGACATAACCCAGTGGGTTAAAGACAACTTTGATTGCATTTGGGAAGTAAGCACAAGGGCTGAAGAGCAGAAAGGTTTTGTGGTGGAATCAAAGCGTTGGGTAGTGGAGAGAACCTTTGCTTGGATAGGTAAATATCGCAGGCTGAGCAAGGATTGTGAATTTTATGAGAATATCTCAGAGCCCTTTATTTACCTAGCTTTGATCCGCAAGATGCTTGGAAATCCTACTGCTGTCAATTCTTAAATACTTTCTGAAATTCATTTAAAATTATAAAAAGAAAACCTACCGTATGTTTAGCTGGTAGTTTTGAATCAACTAAGTACTCTGGAGAAAATAATCTACGAATTAAGGTGGCCAGTAATTCTGGACTGGAATCGTTTAAGGTGTCAAAACCTTTTATGACACTGTATCCAACGCCAAGAATACTTGGTAAATTCTGTTGATGCTTCTCATCAATTTCCTCAATTCTTTTCTTAACGTGCCTAATTTGCTGCTGACTTGCTTTTTTTGCAAGTTCAATTACTTTAGCTATCTCGGATTCTTTCTGAGCTAGTTGGTCTTTAATTTGTATTTGCATGTCTGTAGGTTCTGTGACAGCGTCTTCACCCTGTTGTTGAGCAACCATTCTACGTTCATTATCTGTCATCTTGTTCATTGCTTCATGCTGATTCCTAGCTATATCAAGGCTTAATGGCTCAATACTTACCTTTACGAATATTTCTCCATTACGATTCTCACCTGGGCTAAGTACCTTAAACCTGCTTTGTATTAAGGTAACTTCTGCCTGTTTCTCGTTCATCCCTTCCGGAGCTTCTGGTTTAACTTGTGCTCCTGGGCGTCTTGATTGAAAAAGAGCAGGATATGTTACAGGTATCTCGAACTCAAAAATCACTCCTTCAGTTGGGCTCCATTTACGAACAAAACCTTCTTCCCAAGATGTTGAAAAAGGAACAATTTCATCAATTTCATTGCCTGGAGCTAGGCTTTTAAGATTAGAAGATTTTACACGTCTAAAAAGTGTGATCATAGGTGTATTTTGAAACTCTTGAGGTAATGGTTGTACCCCTAAAAAGTCTCCAAAGCTGGAGGCAAGATTCAGTTTGTCTTTCCGACCTTCACTTGACAAGGAGGGACTCAAGTCACCAAAATCATCACGAATTGAAGTTAGTGCTCCACCTTTGATCGAACTTATCGCTTTACCTTCATCATCTTTAGATTTTATTGCGTTGTTTGCTTTTGCTATACTATTCTCAACAACCTCGTCAATTTGAGTGTTCTTATTTACTTTTATCTGAAATTTTTCAAGGATTTCCATTCGCTCTTTTTCATCAACTTCATAATAACAAGTTAGTACAAGCGCTAATTCACTAACTGCCTGATCTAGATGTTCTAGATAATAAGAAACCACATCATCAACCTCTCCATATTTCGTAGTAATAAGGTATTTTGTTCGTTCTTTCTCACTCATTGCTGCCAGTTTTTTCATCTCTTTTGGCTTCCACTGGCGTTGTACAATACTGAAAGATGAATTCATGATAGGTTTTTTAAGTTGAACAGAATCAATTGAGTCTGTATGTGAATATTTCTCCCAAGCCATATTTCCCATCACATCAGCTTCCTTTTCCAATCCATCATTATCATTAATATTCACTCCTCTCTTCATTTGCAAGGTCGGCTGCACCCGTCCTTGCTTTTGCTGTACCACATGCCAGGCTTCATGAGGCAAATGTTTTTCTTGCCCTGATGCTACATGAATCTCTGTGCCTTGGGTATAAGCGAGTGCCTGTAATTGGGCAGGTTTGGGCGAATTATAATGAACCCTGACATCATCTAAGGAATATCCCGATAGGCTTTCTACCCCTGCTTTGAGAGCATCTGGCATACCCGTTTCGTTGGGGCGCTGCTCCTTGGATAAATCTGGGCGATCGCCTGTTGTATCGCTTTTCGCTTGTATCGTGTTTGACTGAACAGGTGCTTGGGATTCAGTCGTCTGTGTTGCTTGAGAATTGCGGATGAGAATTTCCAACAAGTTGGGCTGCGCTTTTGCTCGTTCCATACGCTGCGCCCAGAAACTATCCATCTTGGCTTGCAGCACACCCAGTCTTTCTTGCTCTACAGGCGTAATTGTGCTGGACTTCTCCTTTCGTTGAAGTCCAAACGCCTCAAACTTATTCTGCTGGAAAGCTTCGTT includes:
- a CDS encoding transposase: MRLLESLKYPLSRLQKILVDKGFSGEDITQWVKDNFDCIWEVSTRAEEQKGFVVESKRWVVERTFAWIGKYRRLSKDCEFYENISEPFIYLALIRKMLGNPTAVNS
- a CDS encoding DUF4157 domain-containing protein produces the protein MERAKAQPNLLEILIRNSQATQTTESQAPVQSNTIQAKSDTTGDRPDLSKEQRPNETGMPDALKAGVESLSGYSLDDVRVHYNSPKPAQLQALAYTQGTEIHVASGQEKHLPHEAWHVVQQKQGRVQPTLQMKRGVNINDNDGLEKEADVMGNMAWEKYSHTDSIDSVQLKKPIMNSSFSIVQRQWKPKEMKKLAAMSEKERTKYLITTKYGEVDDVVSYYLEHLDQAVSELALVLTCYYEVDEKERMEILEKFQIKVNKNTQIDEVVENSIAKANNAIKSKDDEGKAISSIKGGALTSIRDDFGDLSPSLSSEGRKDKLNLASSFGDFLGVQPLPQEFQNTPMITLFRRVKSSNLKSLAPGNEIDEIVPFSTSWEEGFVRKWSPTEGVIFEFEIPVTYPALFQSRRPGAQVKPEAPEGMNEKQAEVTLIQSRFKVLSPGENRNGEIFVKVSIEPLSLDIARNQHEAMNKMTDNERRMVAQQQGEDAVTEPTDMQIQIKDQLAQKESEIAKVIELAKKASQQQIRHVKKRIEEIDEKHQQNLPSILGVGYSVIKGFDTLNDSSPELLATLIRRLFSPEYLVDSKLPAKHTVGFLFIILNEFQKVFKN